A single Ctenopharyngodon idella isolate HZGC_01 chromosome 22, HZGC01, whole genome shotgun sequence DNA region contains:
- the tcf21 gene encoding transcription factor 21 — translation MSTGSISDVDEFHESELLDGLLKFGSGKDPGTSNESTEDSSNCEGASITEFTGKRRKSAAMRKSAPNGVAQEGKQVQRNAANARERARMRVLSKAFSRLKTTLPWVPPDTKLSKLDTLRLASSYIAHLRQILANDKYENGYIHPVNLTWPFMVAGKPENELKEMLNSTRLCGTTAS, via the exons ATGTCCACCGGCTCCATCAGCGATGTGGATGAATTTCACGAGTCTGAGCTGCTGGATGGTCTTTTGAAATTCGGTTCCGGTAAAGACCCGGGGACATCAAACGAGAGCACGGAGGACAGCTCCAACTGCGAAGGGGCATCGATTACAGAATTTACGGGAAAGAGGCGCAAATCAGCCGCTATGCGCAAATCAGCGCCCAACGGTGTGGCCCAAGAGGGCAAGCAGGTCCAGAGGAACGCGGCGAACGCGCGCGAAAGAGCGAGGATGCGCGTGCTGAGCAAAGCCTTCTCCCGGTTGAAGACGACTTTACCGTGGGTTCCGCCGGACACCAAACTCTCCAAGCTGGACACCCTGCGACTGGCCTCCAGCTACATCGCGCACCTGCGACAGATACTCGCCAATGACAAATACGAGAATGGCTACATACATCCGGTCAACCTG ACGTGGCCGTTTATGGTGGCGGGAAAACCAGAAAACGAACTTAAAGAAATGCTGAATTCTACACGTTTATGTGGGACTACAGCTTCCTGA